GACCCTACGCATCATCGGTTTCATCATCGGCATCTTCCTGATCACCCTCGCGATCGCCATGGTCGTCCCGATGGCCACGCTGGTGATCTTCGAACGCACCAGCGACCTGCCCTCGTTCCTCTGGGCCAGCATGATTACCTTTCTCGCCGGCCTGGCGCTGGTGATCCCCGGCCGCCCCGAACACGTGCACTTGCGCCCCCGCGACATGTACTTGCTCACCGTCAGCAGTTGGGTGGTGGTGTGTGTGTTCGCCGCGCTGCCGTTTTTGCTGACCCAGCACATCAGCTACACCGACTCTTTCTTCGAAAGCATGTCCGGCATCACCGCCACCGGCTCAACCGTATTGAGCGGGCTGGACAGCATGTCACCGGGCATCCTGATGTGGCGCTCGCTGCTGCACTGGCTCGGGGGTATCGGCTTTATCGGCATGGCGGTGGCGATCCTGCCGTTGCTGCGCATTGGTGGCATGCGCCTGTTCCAGACCGAATCCTCGGACCGTTCGGAAAAGGTCATGCCGCGCTCACACATGGTGGCGCGGCTGATCGTGGCGGCCTACGTGGGCATTACCATCCTCGGCAGCCTGGCGTTCTGGTGGGCCGGGATGGGCTTGTTCGATGCGATCAATCACGCGATGTCGGCGATCTCCACCGGCGGTTTTTCCACCTCGGATGAATCCCTGTCCCACTGGAAACAACCGGCAGTGCACTGGGTGGCGGTGGTGGTGATGATCCTCGGCAGCTTGCCGTTCACCTTGTATGTGGCCACGTTGCGCGGCAATCGCCGGGCGCTGATCAAGGATCAGCAGGTGCAAGGTTTGCTGGGTTTATTGCTGGTGACCTGGCTGGTGCTCGGCACTTGGTACTGGTGGACGACCGATCTGCATTGGCTGGACGCGCTGCGTCATGTGGCGGTAAACGTCACCTCTGTAGTGACCACCACCGGCTTTGCACTTGGGGACTACAGCATCTGGGGTAACTTCTCACTGATGCTGTTCTTCTACCTGGGCTTTGTCGGCGGCTGCTCAGGCTCCACGGCGGGCGGGATCAAGATCTTCCGTTTCCAGGTCGCCTATATATTGCTCAAGGCCAACTTGAACCAGCTGATTCACCCACGCGCGGTGATCAAGCAGAAATACAACGGCCACCGCCTCGACGAAGAGATCGTGCGCTCGATTCTGACCTTTTCGTTCTTCTTCGCCATCACCATCTGCGCCATCGCCCTGGCCCTGTCGCTGCTCGGGCTGGACTGGATGACCGCGTTGACCGGCGCCGCCAGCACCGTCTCGGGCGTGGGCCCGGGTCTGGGCGAAACCATCGGCCCGGCCGGCAACTTCGCCAGCTTGCCGGATGCGGCCAAGTGGATCCTGTCGTTCGGCATGCTGCTGGGCCGGCTGGAGATCATTACAGTCTTTGTTCTGTGCATTCCGGCGTTTTGGCGCCACTGACCGTTGACGCTTCGAGCAACCGCGCCCGGTATTCGCCAGGCGTGGCATCGAACCAACGGCGGAACGCGCGGAAAAAATTGCTCGGGTCGGCAAACCCCAACAGGTAGGCAATTTCCAGCAACGTCATGCTCGGCTGCGCCAGGTATTGCTCGGCGAGTTCGCGGCGGGTGTCGTCGAGCAAGGTCTGGAAACTGGTGCCCTCCTCCTGCAAACGCCGCTGCAAGGTGCGCTGGGACAGGTGCAAGGTCTGGGCGACCACTTCGCGCTTGGGCTCGCCCTGGGGCAACAGGCGGCACAGCACCTGGCGGGCCTTGTGGGTCACGCGGCTCTCGGAAAACCGCGCCAGGTATTCACCGGCAAACCGATCATGCAACAGCGCCATGGCCTCATTGGCCGTGGGCAGCGGCGCCTCCATGTCAGCCTGCTCGAAAATCAGCGCGTCATACGGCGCATTGAATTCCAGCGGCGCATGGAAGGCCTGTTTGTAAGGCGCGAGGTCCGCCGGTTGATCACCTTGCAACACGACTTTGCGCGGTTGCAGGGTGCGCCCGGTCAACCAGCCGCACAGCGCCAAGGCACTCGCCAGCGACGCTTCGGCGCTTTGCCGGGTGGGCGGCAGGTGGTCGCCATGCACCGTCAGAATCAGCGCATAGCCTTCGGGTAGCAGGCGGAAGCTCAGGTCGGCGCTTTCGGCAATGATGCGCTGGTAGCGCACCAGGCGCATAAAGCCTTCCGCGAGGGTGTTGCTGGACATCAGCGCGTAACCGGCCACATGAAACGAGGCCGGGCGCACCACTTTGCCCATGTTCAAGCCGATTGCGGGGTTGCCCGACAACTCCACCGCCCGCTGCCACAACCTTGTCATGGAGTCCTGCGGAAAACGCGCGTCGGGATCACTGAGGGCGGCGTAGTCCAGGCCCAGTTGCTTGAACAAGACGCGGCAATCCAGGCCGTCCATTTCCAGCGCCTTGACTATCCCCATCGCCCAGCTTGCAGAAGTTGTTCGTTCGCTCATGGCGTCTTCTTGAAAAAAGCAGGCTCAAACGGCAGCCAGGAAGCCAAGGATACTAAAGTGGCATCTATTGTCACTGGCTGTTACCACTGATCACTCTAGACTCAAATAAGCTCCCCGCCGAACATCTGTTGGGCGGCATCACCACCCAAGGGCCGGCTACCGTGGAAAATATCAAACAATTCAATAGCTTCGCCGAGTTCTACCCTTACTACCTGAGCGAGCACGGCAACAGCACCTGCCGGCGCCTGCATTTTATCGGCACCACGTTGGTGATCGGTATTCTGGCCTATGCGATTGGCAGAGGGTCGTTGGGCCTGTTGCTGGCCTT
The sequence above is a segment of the Pseudomonas sp. R76 genome. Coding sequences within it:
- a CDS encoding AraC family transcriptional regulator, which translates into the protein MSERTTSASWAMGIVKALEMDGLDCRVLFKQLGLDYAALSDPDARFPQDSMTRLWQRAVELSGNPAIGLNMGKVVRPASFHVAGYALMSSNTLAEGFMRLVRYQRIIAESADLSFRLLPEGYALILTVHGDHLPPTRQSAEASLASALALCGWLTGRTLQPRKVVLQGDQPADLAPYKQAFHAPLEFNAPYDALIFEQADMEAPLPTANEAMALLHDRFAGEYLARFSESRVTHKARQVLCRLLPQGEPKREVVAQTLHLSQRTLQRRLQEEGTSFQTLLDDTRRELAEQYLAQPSMTLLEIAYLLGFADPSNFFRAFRRWFDATPGEYRARLLEASTVSGAKTPECTEQRL
- a CDS encoding DUF962 domain-containing protein, with protein sequence MENIKQFNSFAEFYPYYLSEHGNSTCRRLHFIGTTLVIGILAYAIGRGSLGLLLALPVAGYSFAWIGHFFFEKNRPATFQHPFYSLLGDFVMYRDMILGKVPF
- a CDS encoding TrkH family potassium uptake protein; the encoded protein is MALPTLRIIGFIIGIFLITLAIAMVVPMATLVIFERTSDLPSFLWASMITFLAGLALVIPGRPEHVHLRPRDMYLLTVSSWVVVCVFAALPFLLTQHISYTDSFFESMSGITATGSTVLSGLDSMSPGILMWRSLLHWLGGIGFIGMAVAILPLLRIGGMRLFQTESSDRSEKVMPRSHMVARLIVAAYVGITILGSLAFWWAGMGLFDAINHAMSAISTGGFSTSDESLSHWKQPAVHWVAVVVMILGSLPFTLYVATLRGNRRALIKDQQVQGLLGLLLVTWLVLGTWYWWTTDLHWLDALRHVAVNVTSVVTTTGFALGDYSIWGNFSLMLFFYLGFVGGCSGSTAGGIKIFRFQVAYILLKANLNQLIHPRAVIKQKYNGHRLDEEIVRSILTFSFFFAITICAIALALSLLGLDWMTALTGAASTVSGVGPGLGETIGPAGNFASLPDAAKWILSFGMLLGRLEIITVFVLCIPAFWRH